A section of the Humulus lupulus chromosome 2, drHumLupu1.1, whole genome shotgun sequence genome encodes:
- the LOC133815431 gene encoding uncharacterized protein LOC133815431, producing the protein MLLVDIIQESDQIVHTVIKEKPSKREYCVTFSYGRNTVNERSQMWHDLSCLSFPVAPWLLAGDFNSVFEFDDRRGGRPVTSAELIDAQRWRGQGLADELGSIGSQYTWTNNQTDGARIYSKLDRIFKNEEWIDLFPASVAVKQWDILSDHCYCIIKVFQEVITGFKPFRFYNMWVDHNRFKTTVLQSWQKPVAVGGFAGVLMKLKRLSHVLRRFNKSEFGDVERNFQMAKELYNQAQVNLQQDPFSLEFQTEEKLALESLVQSSRFYDSFFRQKSKVNWLKFGDDNTTYFHACLKQRKEINRIASYVSDNGQLVESYEEVVDHFLHHFRSVLGSQSKASGSIHMDCFVHGNILSLEHQLALVKPFTKKDVRNAMFSIGTIKSPGPDGYGSGYFKALWNEIGDDVSEAVLGFFQQGIIPKNLNNALLSLIPKIANPTKAVDYRPIACCNTLYKCISKMMCERLKGVLPLLVHQNQGAFIKDRLLAHNILIFQDILKGYKRKHISPRCVMKVDLSKAYDSIDWHCLEEILTGFCFPKQFINWVMVCLRDASYSILINGRV; encoded by the coding sequence ATGCTACTTGTAGATATTATTCAAGAGAGTGATCAAATTGTTCATACTGTTATTAAGGAAAAACCTTCAAAGAGGGAGTACTGTGTGACATTTTCTTATGGGAGAAACACGGTTAATGAAAGATCTCAGATGTGGCATGACTTATCTTGCCTTAGTTTCCCTGTTGCTCCCTGGTTGTTGGCTGGAGACTTCAACTCTGTTTTTGAGTTTGATGACAGAAGAGGGGGTCGGCCAGTTACTTCTGCTGAGTTGATTGATGCTCAAAGATGGCGAGGTCAAGGGTTAGCTGATGAACTTGGCTCAATTGGCTCTCAATATACTTGGACTAATAACCAAACAGATGGTGCTAGGATTTATTCCAAATTAGATCGGATTTTTAAAAATGAGGAGTGGATAGACCTCTTTCCTGCTTCAGTTGCTGTCAAACAGTGGGACATTCTATCAGATCACTGCTATTGCATTATTAAGGTGTTTCAGGAGGTAATAACTGGGTTCAAGCCTTTTAGGTTTTATAACATGTGGGTGGATCATAATAGATTTAAGACTACTGTTTTGCAAAGTTGGCAAAAACCAGTAGCTGTTGGAGGTTTTGCTGGTGTTTTGATGAAACTTAAGAGACTTAGCCATGTCTTAAGGCGGTTTAATAAGTCTGAATTTGGTGATGTTGAGCGCAACTTTCAGATGGCTAAAGAGTTGTATAACCAGGCCCAAGTTAATCTCCAACAGGATCCTTTCTCTTTAGAGTTTCAGACTGAGGAAAAGCTGGCGCTTGAGTCTCTGGTTCAGAGTTCCAGGTTTTATGATAGTTTTTTTAGGCAAAAAAGTAAAGTTAATTGGCTCAAATTTGGGGACGATAATACGACGTATTTCCATGCTTGTTTGAAACAGAGGAAGGAAATTAATAGAATTGCCTCTTATGTTTCTGACAATGGTCAGTTAGTTGAGTCGTATGAGGAGGTGGTGGATCATTTCTTACATCATTTCAGAAGTGTTTTGGGCAGTCAAAGTAAGGCTTCGGGGTCTATTCACATGGATTGCTTTGTTCACGGTAATATCCTTTCTTTAGAGCATCAACTGGCTTTAGTTAAACCGTTTACAAAGAAGGATGTTAGAAATGCTATGTTTAGCATAGGAACTATAAAGAGTCCGGGACCGGATGGATATGGGTCGGGTTACTTTAAAGCTTTGTGGAATGAGATTGGTGATGATGTTTCAGAGGCTGTTTTGGGTTTCTTTCAGCAAGGTATTATTCCTAAAAATCTGAATAATGCGTTGTTGTCTTTGATTCCTAAAATTGCTAATCCGACTAAGGCGGTGGATTATAGGCCCATTGCTTGCTGCAATACATTATATAAATGTATTTCTAAGATGATGTGTGAGAGACTCAAAGGGGTACTTCCTCTTCTAGTTCATCAAAATCAAGGGGCGTTTATTAAGGATAGGCTTTTAGCGCATAACATTCTTATTTTTCAAGATATCCTTAAGGGTTATAAAAGAAAACATATTTCCCCTAGATGTGTGATGAAAGTTGATCTCAGCAAGGCTTATGATTCCATTGATTGGCATTGTTTAGAGGAGATTCTTACTGGTTTTTGCTTCCCGAAGCAGTTTATTAACTGGGTTATGGTGTGTTTAAGAGATGCTTCTTATTCTATTTTG